A single Oncorhynchus keta strain PuntledgeMale-10-30-2019 unplaced genomic scaffold, Oket_V2 Un_contig_6244_pilon_pilon, whole genome shotgun sequence DNA region contains:
- the aifm1 gene encoding apoptosis-inducing factor 1, mitochondrial isoform X13, which yields MWTCKNLWKKLVPLARSSSTLCRQNARGVLFNNERRLPLVPQAHMSSGTPGSGGDNNLYYLLVGATCVGGGFYAYRTIKGDKERYQERINEIASRPNKVVPEQPITEAPGEQAAETPQEPTPVAGSLPAETAELQTTTETESAAEPATVAPAEVPASTPVEFPSHAPYLLIGGGTASFAAARSIRARDPGARVLIITDEPDLPYMRPPLSKELWFSDDPSVVDTLRFKQWNGKERSIYFQPPSFYVSPQDLEKVENGGVAVLTGKKVVHMDVRGNKVTLSDDTEISYDKCLIATGGIPRNLQVIERAGEEVTKRTTLFRKVEDFKALDKVSRDTKSITIIGGGFLGSELACALGRRSADSDLEVIQMFPEKGNMGKVLPEYLSNWTTAKVKSEGVAVITEALVKAVSFKDGKVEIKLKDGRVVKTDHIVAAVGLEPSVELAKSAGLEVDSDFGGFRVNAELQARSNIWVAGDAACFYDIRLGRRRVEHHDHAVVSGRLAGENMTGANKPYWHQSMFWSDLGPDVGYEAIGIVDSSLPTVGVFAKATAKDTPKAATEKSGTGIRSESETEGTASSPVASSTPEPPPVPEQKDNYGKGVIFYLRDKVVVGIILWNVFNRMPVARKIIKDGEEHADLNEVAKLFNIHDD from the exons TGTTTAACAATGAGAGAAGACTGCCACTGGTTCCACAGGCCCACATGTCCTCAGGAACTCCAGGGAGTGGAGGGGACAACAACTTGTACTACCTCCTAGTGGGAGCAACCTGTGTAGGGGGAGGATTTTAT GCTTACCGCACCATCAAAGGAGACAAAGAGCGATATCAGGAACGAATTAATGAAATTGCTTCCAGACCAAATAAGGTAGTGCCAGAACAACCAATCACAGAGGCCCCAG GCGAACAAGCTGCTGAAACTCCACAAG AACCAACACCAGTAGCAGGAAGCCTTCCTGCAGAAACAGCGGAGCTGCAAACtacgacagagacagagagtg CTGCGGAACCTGCAACTGTTGCACCTGCTGAGGTCCCTGCATCTACCCCTGTAGAGTTTCCCTCACACGCCCCCTACCTCTTGATTGGCGGAGGCACGGCCTCCTTCGCTGCAGCACGCTCCATCAGGGCCAGGGACCCAGGAGCCAGG GTATTGATTATCACTGATGAACCAGACCTTCCATACATGAGGCCTCCTCTCTCCAAGGAGCTGTGGTTCTCTGATGACCCCAGTGTGGTTGACACCCTGCGCTTCAAACAGTGGAATGGCAaggagaggag CATCTACTTCCAGCCTCCCTCATTCTATGTTAGTCCTCAGGATTTGGAGAAAGTGGAGAATGGTGGAGTGGCTGTGCTCACTGGGAAAAAG GTGGTGCACATGGACGTGAGGGGCAACAAAGTGACACTGAGTGACGACACAGAGATCTCCTATGATAAGTGCCTGATTGCCACAG GTGGAATCCCAAGGAATCTGCAAGTGATTGAGCGAGCTGGAGAAGAGGTGACAAAGAGGACTACACTGTTTAGAAAG GTTGAAGATTTCAAAGCTTTGGATAAGGTCTCCAGAGACACCAAATCCATCACCATCATTGGAGGAGGTTTCTTGGGGAGTGAGCTGGCCTGTGCCCTGGGCAGGAGAT CTGCTGATTCTGACCTGGAGGTAATCCAGATGTTCCCTGAGAAGGGCAACATGGGAAAGGTGCTGCCGGAGTATCTAAGCAACTGGACAACAGCCAAAGTCAAGAGCG AGGGAGTGGCGGTCATCACAGAAGCGTTGGTAAAAGCTGTGAGCTTCAAAGATGGTAAAGTGGAGATCAAACTGAAGGATGGTCGTGTGGTGAAGACGGACCATATTGTTGCAGCTGTTGGGCTGGAGCCCAGTGTAGAGCTGGCCAAGTCAGCAGGTCTGGAGGTAGACTCTGACTTTGGGGGCTTTCGGGTCAACGCAGAACTGCAGGCTAGGTCCAATATATGGGTG GCAGGTGATGCAGCGTGCTTCTATGACATCAGACTGGGCCGCAGGCGAGTGGAGCACCATGACCATGCAGTCGTGAGTGGCCGGCTGGCCGGAGAGAATATGACGGGAGCCAATAAGCCCTACTGGCATCAGTCCATGTTCTG GAGTGACCTGGGGCCTGATGTAGGCTATGAGGCCATTGGGATAGTAGACAGTAGCCTTCCAACAGTTGGAGTATTTGCCAAAGCCACTGCTAAGGACACCCCCAAAGCTGCCACAGAGAAGTCAG GAACTGGAATCCGTTCGGAGAGTGAGACTGAGGGGACGGCCAGTAGCCCTGTAGCCTCCTCCACCCCTGAACCCCCTCCAGTACCCGAGCAGAAGGACAACTACGGGAAAGGAGTGATCTTCTATCTGCGAGACAAAGTGGTGGTGGGCATTATCCTGTGGAACGTGTTCAACAGAATGCCCGTTGCAAGGAAG ATCATCAAAGATGGAGAGGAACATGCCGATCTGAATGAAGTGGCTAAGCTCTTCAACATTCACGACGACTGA
- the aifm1 gene encoding apoptosis-inducing factor 1, mitochondrial isoform X9, producing MWTCKNLWKKLVPLARSSSTLCRQNARGVLFNNERRLPLVPQAHMSSGTPGSGGDNNLYYLLVGATCVGGGFYAYRTIKGDKERYQERINEIASRPNKVVPEQPITEAPGEQAAETPQARESVVEPAPEESVGTPDADPVVKSARSVPEEAVEQPSAPALIEPSVEPSPVEVIEEPPAPVVKSEPTPVAGSLPAETAELQTTTETESAAEPATVAPAEVPASTPVEFPSHAPYLLIGGGTASFAAARSIRARDPGARVLIITDEPDLPYMRPPLSKELWFSDDPSVVDTLRFKQWNGKERSIYFQPPSFYVSPQDLEKVENGGVAVLTGKKVVHMDVRGNKVTLSDDTEISYDKCLIATGGIPRNLQVIERAGEEVTKRTTLFRKVEDFKALDKVSRDTKSITIIGGGFLGSELACALGRRSADSDLEVIQMFPEKGNMGKVLPEYLSNWTTAKVKSEGVAVITEALVKAVSFKDGKVEIKLKDGRVVKTDHIVAAVGLEPSVELAKSAGLEVDSDFGGFRVNAELQARSNIWVAGDAACFYDIRLGRRRVEHHDHAVVSGRLAGENMTGANKPYWHQSMFWSDLGPDVGYEAIGIVDSSLPTVGVFAKATAKDTPKAATEKSGTGIRSESETEGTASSPVASSTPEPPPVPEQKDNYGKGVIFYLRDKVVVGIILWNVFNRMPVARKIIKDGEEHADLNEVAKLFNIHDD from the exons TGTTTAACAATGAGAGAAGACTGCCACTGGTTCCACAGGCCCACATGTCCTCAGGAACTCCAGGGAGTGGAGGGGACAACAACTTGTACTACCTCCTAGTGGGAGCAACCTGTGTAGGGGGAGGATTTTAT GCTTACCGCACCATCAAAGGAGACAAAGAGCGATATCAGGAACGAATTAATGAAATTGCTTCCAGACCAAATAAGGTAGTGCCAGAACAACCAATCACAGAGGCCCCAG GCGAACAAGCTGCTGAAACTCCACAAG CACGTGAATCGGTGGTAGAACCAGCTCCTGAAGAATCAGTAGGGACGCCTGATGCTGATCCAGTAGTTAAGAGTG CTAGATCTGTCCCAGAAGAAGCAGTGGAGCAGCCAAGTGCACCAGCTCTGATTG AACCTTCAGTGGAACCGTCCCCCGTAGAGGTTATAGAAGAGCCTCCTGCTCCCGTTGTGAAGAGTG AACCAACACCAGTAGCAGGAAGCCTTCCTGCAGAAACAGCGGAGCTGCAAACtacgacagagacagagagtg CTGCGGAACCTGCAACTGTTGCACCTGCTGAGGTCCCTGCATCTACCCCTGTAGAGTTTCCCTCACACGCCCCCTACCTCTTGATTGGCGGAGGCACGGCCTCCTTCGCTGCAGCACGCTCCATCAGGGCCAGGGACCCAGGAGCCAGG GTATTGATTATCACTGATGAACCAGACCTTCCATACATGAGGCCTCCTCTCTCCAAGGAGCTGTGGTTCTCTGATGACCCCAGTGTGGTTGACACCCTGCGCTTCAAACAGTGGAATGGCAaggagaggag CATCTACTTCCAGCCTCCCTCATTCTATGTTAGTCCTCAGGATTTGGAGAAAGTGGAGAATGGTGGAGTGGCTGTGCTCACTGGGAAAAAG GTGGTGCACATGGACGTGAGGGGCAACAAAGTGACACTGAGTGACGACACAGAGATCTCCTATGATAAGTGCCTGATTGCCACAG GTGGAATCCCAAGGAATCTGCAAGTGATTGAGCGAGCTGGAGAAGAGGTGACAAAGAGGACTACACTGTTTAGAAAG GTTGAAGATTTCAAAGCTTTGGATAAGGTCTCCAGAGACACCAAATCCATCACCATCATTGGAGGAGGTTTCTTGGGGAGTGAGCTGGCCTGTGCCCTGGGCAGGAGAT CTGCTGATTCTGACCTGGAGGTAATCCAGATGTTCCCTGAGAAGGGCAACATGGGAAAGGTGCTGCCGGAGTATCTAAGCAACTGGACAACAGCCAAAGTCAAGAGCG AGGGAGTGGCGGTCATCACAGAAGCGTTGGTAAAAGCTGTGAGCTTCAAAGATGGTAAAGTGGAGATCAAACTGAAGGATGGTCGTGTGGTGAAGACGGACCATATTGTTGCAGCTGTTGGGCTGGAGCCCAGTGTAGAGCTGGCCAAGTCAGCAGGTCTGGAGGTAGACTCTGACTTTGGGGGCTTTCGGGTCAACGCAGAACTGCAGGCTAGGTCCAATATATGGGTG GCAGGTGATGCAGCGTGCTTCTATGACATCAGACTGGGCCGCAGGCGAGTGGAGCACCATGACCATGCAGTCGTGAGTGGCCGGCTGGCCGGAGAGAATATGACGGGAGCCAATAAGCCCTACTGGCATCAGTCCATGTTCTG GAGTGACCTGGGGCCTGATGTAGGCTATGAGGCCATTGGGATAGTAGACAGTAGCCTTCCAACAGTTGGAGTATTTGCCAAAGCCACTGCTAAGGACACCCCCAAAGCTGCCACAGAGAAGTCAG GAACTGGAATCCGTTCGGAGAGTGAGACTGAGGGGACGGCCAGTAGCCCTGTAGCCTCCTCCACCCCTGAACCCCCTCCAGTACCCGAGCAGAAGGACAACTACGGGAAAGGAGTGATCTTCTATCTGCGAGACAAAGTGGTGGTGGGCATTATCCTGTGGAACGTGTTCAACAGAATGCCCGTTGCAAGGAAG ATCATCAAAGATGGAGAGGAACATGCCGATCTGAATGAAGTGGCTAAGCTCTTCAACATTCACGACGACTGA
- the aifm1 gene encoding apoptosis-inducing factor 1, mitochondrial isoform X2: protein MWTCKNLWKKLVPLARSSSTLCRQNARGVLFNNERRLPLVPQAHMSSGTPGSGGDNNLYYLLVGATCVGGGFYAYRTIKGDKERYQERINEIASRPNKVVPEQPITEAPGEQAAETPQEIAPVTEDAPVETPEVTPIVEEVSPEVSAVEQEDPPTTPEAEIARESVVEPAPEESVGTPDADPVVKSARSVPEEAVEQPSAPALIEPSVEPSPVEVIEEPPAPVVKSEPTPVAGSLPAETAELQTTTETESAAEPATVAPAEVPASTPVEFPSHAPYLLIGGGTASFAAARSIRARDPGARVLIITDEPDLPYMRPPLSKELWFSDDPSVVDTLRFKQWNGKERSIYFQPPSFYVSPQDLEKVENGGVAVLTGKKVVHMDVRGNKVTLSDDTEISYDKCLIATGGIPRNLQVIERAGEEVTKRTTLFRKVEDFKALDKVSRDTKSITIIGGGFLGSELACALGRRSADSDLEVIQMFPEKGNMGKVLPEYLSNWTTAKVKSEGVAVITEALVKAVSFKDGKVEIKLKDGRVVKTDHIVAAVGLEPSVELAKSAGLEVDSDFGGFRVNAELQARSNIWVAGDAACFYDIRLGRRRVEHHDHAVVSGRLAGENMTGANKPYWHQSMFWSDLGPDVGYEAIGIVDSSLPTVGVFAKATAKDTPKAATEKSGTGIRSESETEGTASSPVASSTPEPPPVPEQKDNYGKGVIFYLRDKVVVGIILWNVFNRMPVARKIIKDGEEHADLNEVAKLFNIHDD from the exons TGTTTAACAATGAGAGAAGACTGCCACTGGTTCCACAGGCCCACATGTCCTCAGGAACTCCAGGGAGTGGAGGGGACAACAACTTGTACTACCTCCTAGTGGGAGCAACCTGTGTAGGGGGAGGATTTTAT GCTTACCGCACCATCAAAGGAGACAAAGAGCGATATCAGGAACGAATTAATGAAATTGCTTCCAGACCAAATAAGGTAGTGCCAGAACAACCAATCACAGAGGCCCCAG GCGAACAAGCTGCTGAAACTCCACAAG AGATTGCACCTGTTACGGAAGATGCTCCTGTGGAAACTCCGGAAGTAACCCCTATTGTCGAAG AAGTGTCCCCTGAAGTTTCTGCAGTTGAACAAGAGGATCCTCCCACCACACCAGAGGCTGAGATTG CACGTGAATCGGTGGTAGAACCAGCTCCTGAAGAATCAGTAGGGACGCCTGATGCTGATCCAGTAGTTAAGAGTG CTAGATCTGTCCCAGAAGAAGCAGTGGAGCAGCCAAGTGCACCAGCTCTGATTG AACCTTCAGTGGAACCGTCCCCCGTAGAGGTTATAGAAGAGCCTCCTGCTCCCGTTGTGAAGAGTG AACCAACACCAGTAGCAGGAAGCCTTCCTGCAGAAACAGCGGAGCTGCAAACtacgacagagacagagagtg CTGCGGAACCTGCAACTGTTGCACCTGCTGAGGTCCCTGCATCTACCCCTGTAGAGTTTCCCTCACACGCCCCCTACCTCTTGATTGGCGGAGGCACGGCCTCCTTCGCTGCAGCACGCTCCATCAGGGCCAGGGACCCAGGAGCCAGG GTATTGATTATCACTGATGAACCAGACCTTCCATACATGAGGCCTCCTCTCTCCAAGGAGCTGTGGTTCTCTGATGACCCCAGTGTGGTTGACACCCTGCGCTTCAAACAGTGGAATGGCAaggagaggag CATCTACTTCCAGCCTCCCTCATTCTATGTTAGTCCTCAGGATTTGGAGAAAGTGGAGAATGGTGGAGTGGCTGTGCTCACTGGGAAAAAG GTGGTGCACATGGACGTGAGGGGCAACAAAGTGACACTGAGTGACGACACAGAGATCTCCTATGATAAGTGCCTGATTGCCACAG GTGGAATCCCAAGGAATCTGCAAGTGATTGAGCGAGCTGGAGAAGAGGTGACAAAGAGGACTACACTGTTTAGAAAG GTTGAAGATTTCAAAGCTTTGGATAAGGTCTCCAGAGACACCAAATCCATCACCATCATTGGAGGAGGTTTCTTGGGGAGTGAGCTGGCCTGTGCCCTGGGCAGGAGAT CTGCTGATTCTGACCTGGAGGTAATCCAGATGTTCCCTGAGAAGGGCAACATGGGAAAGGTGCTGCCGGAGTATCTAAGCAACTGGACAACAGCCAAAGTCAAGAGCG AGGGAGTGGCGGTCATCACAGAAGCGTTGGTAAAAGCTGTGAGCTTCAAAGATGGTAAAGTGGAGATCAAACTGAAGGATGGTCGTGTGGTGAAGACGGACCATATTGTTGCAGCTGTTGGGCTGGAGCCCAGTGTAGAGCTGGCCAAGTCAGCAGGTCTGGAGGTAGACTCTGACTTTGGGGGCTTTCGGGTCAACGCAGAACTGCAGGCTAGGTCCAATATATGGGTG GCAGGTGATGCAGCGTGCTTCTATGACATCAGACTGGGCCGCAGGCGAGTGGAGCACCATGACCATGCAGTCGTGAGTGGCCGGCTGGCCGGAGAGAATATGACGGGAGCCAATAAGCCCTACTGGCATCAGTCCATGTTCTG GAGTGACCTGGGGCCTGATGTAGGCTATGAGGCCATTGGGATAGTAGACAGTAGCCTTCCAACAGTTGGAGTATTTGCCAAAGCCACTGCTAAGGACACCCCCAAAGCTGCCACAGAGAAGTCAG GAACTGGAATCCGTTCGGAGAGTGAGACTGAGGGGACGGCCAGTAGCCCTGTAGCCTCCTCCACCCCTGAACCCCCTCCAGTACCCGAGCAGAAGGACAACTACGGGAAAGGAGTGATCTTCTATCTGCGAGACAAAGTGGTGGTGGGCATTATCCTGTGGAACGTGTTCAACAGAATGCCCGTTGCAAGGAAG ATCATCAAAGATGGAGAGGAACATGCCGATCTGAATGAAGTGGCTAAGCTCTTCAACATTCACGACGACTGA
- the aifm1 gene encoding apoptosis-inducing factor 1, mitochondrial isoform X1: MWTCKNLWKKLVPLARSSSTLCRQNARGVLFNNERRLPLVPQAHMSSGTPGSGGDNNLYYLLVGATCVGGGFYAYRTIKGDKERYQERINEIASRPNKVVPEQPITEAPGEQAAETPQEIAPVTEDAPVETPEVTPIVEEVSPEVSAVEQEDPPTTPEAEIARESVVEPAPEESVGTPDADPVVKSEAALVARSVPEEAVEQPSAPALIEPSVEPSPVEVIEEPPAPVVKSEPTPVAGSLPAETAELQTTTETESAAEPATVAPAEVPASTPVEFPSHAPYLLIGGGTASFAAARSIRARDPGARVLIITDEPDLPYMRPPLSKELWFSDDPSVVDTLRFKQWNGKERSIYFQPPSFYVSPQDLEKVENGGVAVLTGKKVVHMDVRGNKVTLSDDTEISYDKCLIATGGIPRNLQVIERAGEEVTKRTTLFRKVEDFKALDKVSRDTKSITIIGGGFLGSELACALGRRSADSDLEVIQMFPEKGNMGKVLPEYLSNWTTAKVKSEGVAVITEALVKAVSFKDGKVEIKLKDGRVVKTDHIVAAVGLEPSVELAKSAGLEVDSDFGGFRVNAELQARSNIWVAGDAACFYDIRLGRRRVEHHDHAVVSGRLAGENMTGANKPYWHQSMFWSDLGPDVGYEAIGIVDSSLPTVGVFAKATAKDTPKAATEKSGTGIRSESETEGTASSPVASSTPEPPPVPEQKDNYGKGVIFYLRDKVVVGIILWNVFNRMPVARKIIKDGEEHADLNEVAKLFNIHDD; encoded by the exons TGTTTAACAATGAGAGAAGACTGCCACTGGTTCCACAGGCCCACATGTCCTCAGGAACTCCAGGGAGTGGAGGGGACAACAACTTGTACTACCTCCTAGTGGGAGCAACCTGTGTAGGGGGAGGATTTTAT GCTTACCGCACCATCAAAGGAGACAAAGAGCGATATCAGGAACGAATTAATGAAATTGCTTCCAGACCAAATAAGGTAGTGCCAGAACAACCAATCACAGAGGCCCCAG GCGAACAAGCTGCTGAAACTCCACAAG AGATTGCACCTGTTACGGAAGATGCTCCTGTGGAAACTCCGGAAGTAACCCCTATTGTCGAAG AAGTGTCCCCTGAAGTTTCTGCAGTTGAACAAGAGGATCCTCCCACCACACCAGAGGCTGAGATTG CACGTGAATCGGTGGTAGAACCAGCTCCTGAAGAATCAGTAGGGACGCCTGATGCTGATCCAGTAGTTAAGAGTG AAGCAGCCCTTGTAGCTAGATCTGTCCCAGAAGAAGCAGTGGAGCAGCCAAGTGCACCAGCTCTGATTG AACCTTCAGTGGAACCGTCCCCCGTAGAGGTTATAGAAGAGCCTCCTGCTCCCGTTGTGAAGAGTG AACCAACACCAGTAGCAGGAAGCCTTCCTGCAGAAACAGCGGAGCTGCAAACtacgacagagacagagagtg CTGCGGAACCTGCAACTGTTGCACCTGCTGAGGTCCCTGCATCTACCCCTGTAGAGTTTCCCTCACACGCCCCCTACCTCTTGATTGGCGGAGGCACGGCCTCCTTCGCTGCAGCACGCTCCATCAGGGCCAGGGACCCAGGAGCCAGG GTATTGATTATCACTGATGAACCAGACCTTCCATACATGAGGCCTCCTCTCTCCAAGGAGCTGTGGTTCTCTGATGACCCCAGTGTGGTTGACACCCTGCGCTTCAAACAGTGGAATGGCAaggagaggag CATCTACTTCCAGCCTCCCTCATTCTATGTTAGTCCTCAGGATTTGGAGAAAGTGGAGAATGGTGGAGTGGCTGTGCTCACTGGGAAAAAG GTGGTGCACATGGACGTGAGGGGCAACAAAGTGACACTGAGTGACGACACAGAGATCTCCTATGATAAGTGCCTGATTGCCACAG GTGGAATCCCAAGGAATCTGCAAGTGATTGAGCGAGCTGGAGAAGAGGTGACAAAGAGGACTACACTGTTTAGAAAG GTTGAAGATTTCAAAGCTTTGGATAAGGTCTCCAGAGACACCAAATCCATCACCATCATTGGAGGAGGTTTCTTGGGGAGTGAGCTGGCCTGTGCCCTGGGCAGGAGAT CTGCTGATTCTGACCTGGAGGTAATCCAGATGTTCCCTGAGAAGGGCAACATGGGAAAGGTGCTGCCGGAGTATCTAAGCAACTGGACAACAGCCAAAGTCAAGAGCG AGGGAGTGGCGGTCATCACAGAAGCGTTGGTAAAAGCTGTGAGCTTCAAAGATGGTAAAGTGGAGATCAAACTGAAGGATGGTCGTGTGGTGAAGACGGACCATATTGTTGCAGCTGTTGGGCTGGAGCCCAGTGTAGAGCTGGCCAAGTCAGCAGGTCTGGAGGTAGACTCTGACTTTGGGGGCTTTCGGGTCAACGCAGAACTGCAGGCTAGGTCCAATATATGGGTG GCAGGTGATGCAGCGTGCTTCTATGACATCAGACTGGGCCGCAGGCGAGTGGAGCACCATGACCATGCAGTCGTGAGTGGCCGGCTGGCCGGAGAGAATATGACGGGAGCCAATAAGCCCTACTGGCATCAGTCCATGTTCTG GAGTGACCTGGGGCCTGATGTAGGCTATGAGGCCATTGGGATAGTAGACAGTAGCCTTCCAACAGTTGGAGTATTTGCCAAAGCCACTGCTAAGGACACCCCCAAAGCTGCCACAGAGAAGTCAG GAACTGGAATCCGTTCGGAGAGTGAGACTGAGGGGACGGCCAGTAGCCCTGTAGCCTCCTCCACCCCTGAACCCCCTCCAGTACCCGAGCAGAAGGACAACTACGGGAAAGGAGTGATCTTCTATCTGCGAGACAAAGTGGTGGTGGGCATTATCCTGTGGAACGTGTTCAACAGAATGCCCGTTGCAAGGAAG ATCATCAAAGATGGAGAGGAACATGCCGATCTGAATGAAGTGGCTAAGCTCTTCAACATTCACGACGACTGA
- the aifm1 gene encoding apoptosis-inducing factor 1, mitochondrial isoform X8, translating into MWTCKNLWKKLVPLARSSSTLCRQNARGVLFNNERRLPLVPQAHMSSGTPGSGGDNNLYYLLVGATCVGGGFYAYRTIKGDKERYQERINEIASRPNKVVPEQPITEAPGEQAAETPQEIAPVTEDAPVETPEVTPIVEEVSPEVSAVEQEDPPTTPEAEIARESVVEPAPEESVGTPDADPVVKSEPTPVAGSLPAETAELQTTTETESAAEPATVAPAEVPASTPVEFPSHAPYLLIGGGTASFAAARSIRARDPGARVLIITDEPDLPYMRPPLSKELWFSDDPSVVDTLRFKQWNGKERSIYFQPPSFYVSPQDLEKVENGGVAVLTGKKVVHMDVRGNKVTLSDDTEISYDKCLIATGGIPRNLQVIERAGEEVTKRTTLFRKVEDFKALDKVSRDTKSITIIGGGFLGSELACALGRRSADSDLEVIQMFPEKGNMGKVLPEYLSNWTTAKVKSEGVAVITEALVKAVSFKDGKVEIKLKDGRVVKTDHIVAAVGLEPSVELAKSAGLEVDSDFGGFRVNAELQARSNIWVAGDAACFYDIRLGRRRVEHHDHAVVSGRLAGENMTGANKPYWHQSMFWSDLGPDVGYEAIGIVDSSLPTVGVFAKATAKDTPKAATEKSGTGIRSESETEGTASSPVASSTPEPPPVPEQKDNYGKGVIFYLRDKVVVGIILWNVFNRMPVARKIIKDGEEHADLNEVAKLFNIHDD; encoded by the exons TGTTTAACAATGAGAGAAGACTGCCACTGGTTCCACAGGCCCACATGTCCTCAGGAACTCCAGGGAGTGGAGGGGACAACAACTTGTACTACCTCCTAGTGGGAGCAACCTGTGTAGGGGGAGGATTTTAT GCTTACCGCACCATCAAAGGAGACAAAGAGCGATATCAGGAACGAATTAATGAAATTGCTTCCAGACCAAATAAGGTAGTGCCAGAACAACCAATCACAGAGGCCCCAG GCGAACAAGCTGCTGAAACTCCACAAG AGATTGCACCTGTTACGGAAGATGCTCCTGTGGAAACTCCGGAAGTAACCCCTATTGTCGAAG AAGTGTCCCCTGAAGTTTCTGCAGTTGAACAAGAGGATCCTCCCACCACACCAGAGGCTGAGATTG CACGTGAATCGGTGGTAGAACCAGCTCCTGAAGAATCAGTAGGGACGCCTGATGCTGATCCAGTAGTTAAGAGTG AACCAACACCAGTAGCAGGAAGCCTTCCTGCAGAAACAGCGGAGCTGCAAACtacgacagagacagagagtg CTGCGGAACCTGCAACTGTTGCACCTGCTGAGGTCCCTGCATCTACCCCTGTAGAGTTTCCCTCACACGCCCCCTACCTCTTGATTGGCGGAGGCACGGCCTCCTTCGCTGCAGCACGCTCCATCAGGGCCAGGGACCCAGGAGCCAGG GTATTGATTATCACTGATGAACCAGACCTTCCATACATGAGGCCTCCTCTCTCCAAGGAGCTGTGGTTCTCTGATGACCCCAGTGTGGTTGACACCCTGCGCTTCAAACAGTGGAATGGCAaggagaggag CATCTACTTCCAGCCTCCCTCATTCTATGTTAGTCCTCAGGATTTGGAGAAAGTGGAGAATGGTGGAGTGGCTGTGCTCACTGGGAAAAAG GTGGTGCACATGGACGTGAGGGGCAACAAAGTGACACTGAGTGACGACACAGAGATCTCCTATGATAAGTGCCTGATTGCCACAG GTGGAATCCCAAGGAATCTGCAAGTGATTGAGCGAGCTGGAGAAGAGGTGACAAAGAGGACTACACTGTTTAGAAAG GTTGAAGATTTCAAAGCTTTGGATAAGGTCTCCAGAGACACCAAATCCATCACCATCATTGGAGGAGGTTTCTTGGGGAGTGAGCTGGCCTGTGCCCTGGGCAGGAGAT CTGCTGATTCTGACCTGGAGGTAATCCAGATGTTCCCTGAGAAGGGCAACATGGGAAAGGTGCTGCCGGAGTATCTAAGCAACTGGACAACAGCCAAAGTCAAGAGCG AGGGAGTGGCGGTCATCACAGAAGCGTTGGTAAAAGCTGTGAGCTTCAAAGATGGTAAAGTGGAGATCAAACTGAAGGATGGTCGTGTGGTGAAGACGGACCATATTGTTGCAGCTGTTGGGCTGGAGCCCAGTGTAGAGCTGGCCAAGTCAGCAGGTCTGGAGGTAGACTCTGACTTTGGGGGCTTTCGGGTCAACGCAGAACTGCAGGCTAGGTCCAATATATGGGTG GCAGGTGATGCAGCGTGCTTCTATGACATCAGACTGGGCCGCAGGCGAGTGGAGCACCATGACCATGCAGTCGTGAGTGGCCGGCTGGCCGGAGAGAATATGACGGGAGCCAATAAGCCCTACTGGCATCAGTCCATGTTCTG GAGTGACCTGGGGCCTGATGTAGGCTATGAGGCCATTGGGATAGTAGACAGTAGCCTTCCAACAGTTGGAGTATTTGCCAAAGCCACTGCTAAGGACACCCCCAAAGCTGCCACAGAGAAGTCAG GAACTGGAATCCGTTCGGAGAGTGAGACTGAGGGGACGGCCAGTAGCCCTGTAGCCTCCTCCACCCCTGAACCCCCTCCAGTACCCGAGCAGAAGGACAACTACGGGAAAGGAGTGATCTTCTATCTGCGAGACAAAGTGGTGGTGGGCATTATCCTGTGGAACGTGTTCAACAGAATGCCCGTTGCAAGGAAG ATCATCAAAGATGGAGAGGAACATGCCGATCTGAATGAAGTGGCTAAGCTCTTCAACATTCACGACGACTGA